One stretch of Arcobacter sp. F155 DNA includes these proteins:
- a CDS encoding apolipoprotein N-acyltransferase, producing the protein MITAISLSSFIYLEHYEIFSKLLNTFLALLSFYLLLTINRKSFVIAGFFTGILWFYWIGNSFQYYDLAFLKYPVILGIGLGYALLFYLMTILNKTWFRALAIFLVSFVHPMGFNWFMPELALVDSYLPFSKAYFALILALVYMFVKLGGFKKAIAVVPLLFITYSSGIYIDSTGLKISMPQLMTSQNQKWQQENLAKTIDKNLSLIDNAIKEESDLIILPETVFPVVLNTEEFLMDSLLKKSEQIDIIAGAIYLEDNNYYNATYHFKKGNLDIAKKVVLVPFGEEIPLPKFLVDFINDKLYNGAQDYKTASKPTDFNIHGISFRNAICYEATNEKLYQNLGDTKYMIVTSNNAWFTPSIEPTLQKILLKYYAKKYGITIFHSINGSKNYILRP; encoded by the coding sequence TTGATAACTGCCATTTCTTTGAGCTCTTTTATCTACTTAGAACACTATGAAATATTCTCAAAACTTTTAAACACTTTTTTAGCACTTTTATCTTTTTATTTGCTACTTACAATAAATCGAAAAAGTTTTGTAATAGCAGGTTTTTTTACTGGAATTTTATGGTTTTATTGGATAGGAAATAGTTTTCAATATTATGATTTAGCCTTTTTAAAATATCCAGTTATTTTAGGTATTGGATTGGGCTATGCTTTATTATTCTATTTAATGACTATTCTTAACAAAACTTGGTTTAGAGCTTTAGCTATATTTTTAGTTTCATTTGTCCATCCTATGGGATTTAATTGGTTTATGCCAGAACTTGCTTTAGTAGATAGTTATCTTCCTTTTTCTAAGGCTTATTTTGCTCTAATTTTAGCTTTAGTTTATATGTTTGTTAAACTCGGTGGCTTTAAAAAAGCTATTGCAGTTGTACCATTACTATTTATTACTTATTCAAGTGGTATTTATATTGATTCAACGGGGCTAAAAATTTCTATGCCTCAACTAATGACTTCACAAAATCAAAAATGGCAACAAGAAAATCTAGCTAAAACTATTGATAAAAACTTGAGTTTAATTGATAATGCAATAAAAGAAGAGAGTGATTTAATAATTCTTCCTGAAACAGTTTTTCCTGTTGTTTTAAATACAGAAGAGTTTTTAATGGATAGTCTTCTAAAAAAATCAGAACAAATAGATATTATTGCTGGGGCTATATATTTAGAAGATAACAACTACTACAATGCTACATATCATTTCAAAAAAGGAAATCTTGATATTGCTAAAAAAGTTGTTTTAGTTCCTTTTGGAGAAGAGATTCCCCTTCCAAAATTTTTAGTTGATTTTATAAATGATAAGTTATACAATGGAGCACAAGACTATAAAACAGCTTCTAAACCAACTGATTTTAATATCCATGGAATAAGTTTTAGGAATGCTATTTGTTATGAAGCAACAAACGAAAAGCTATATCAAAATTTAGGTGATACAAAATATATGATTGTTACTTCAAATAATGCTTGGTTTACTCCATCAATAGAACCAACACTTCAAAAAATACTTTTAAAATATTATGCTAAAAAGTATGGTATTACAATTTTTCACTCTATAAATGGAAGTAAAAACTATATTCTTAGGCCATAA
- a CDS encoding proline--tRNA ligase, with protein sequence MKFSQMFIPTTKETPSDATLPSHQYLIRGGFVCQTGAGIYDYMPLGKIVLDKIRAVVKEEMDKSGANEVQFGFVTPLSLWEQSGRATTMGHELLRFKDRKNADFVLSPTNEEAVVNMVKNRITSYKDLPINLYQIYTKFRDEARPRFGLMRGREFLMKDAYSFHSSAEDLKREFDLMEQTYKNVYTRLGLDFRVVDADSGAIGGSGSKEFMVLADSGEDTIVVCPDCEYGANIEAATRAKRVVPNWQETTNTPISQEKVLTEGMKTIEEVSNFLSTSQSQSIKAVMKKAVYEESTEIVVFFVRGNDELEETKACNAVNALELVDASEEEIKEAGLVAGYCGPFGLPENINFVVDEEIKDEVGLVCGANEENYHFTGTDLSSLKDVKYFDLVAVQEGDTCSCCGGKLQYTKGIEAGHIFQLGSKYSEAMEATFLDENGKAKPFEMGCYGIGVSRLVAAVIEQNHDEKGAIWTKETAPFLVDVIVSNAKKDEELEAGLKIYEDLKALGVETIIDDRKKERFGFKMSDFELIGFPYAVVVGKKLKDGFVEIIDRKTLEKEEVEVARVSQVLFEKIK encoded by the coding sequence ATGAAATTTTCTCAAATGTTTATACCAACTACAAAAGAAACACCAAGTGATGCAACACTACCATCACACCAATATCTAATTAGAGGTGGATTTGTTTGTCAAACTGGAGCTGGTATTTATGATTATATGCCATTAGGAAAAATTGTTCTTGACAAAATTAGAGCAGTTGTAAAAGAAGAGATGGATAAAAGTGGAGCAAATGAAGTACAATTTGGTTTTGTAACTCCTTTATCACTTTGGGAACAATCTGGTCGAGCTACAACTATGGGACATGAGCTTCTAAGATTTAAAGATAGAAAAAATGCTGATTTTGTTTTAAGTCCTACAAATGAAGAAGCTGTAGTAAATATGGTAAAAAATAGAATTACTTCTTATAAAGACTTACCAATTAATCTTTATCAAATCTATACAAAATTTAGAGATGAAGCTAGACCAAGATTTGGACTTATGAGAGGGAGAGAATTTTTAATGAAAGATGCTTACTCTTTCCATAGTAGTGCAGAAGACTTAAAAAGAGAGTTTGACTTAATGGAGCAAACTTATAAGAATGTTTATACTAGATTAGGACTTGATTTTAGAGTTGTTGATGCAGACTCAGGAGCTATTGGTGGAAGTGGTTCTAAAGAGTTTATGGTACTTGCTGATAGTGGTGAAGATACAATTGTTGTATGTCCTGATTGTGAGTATGGTGCAAATATTGAAGCAGCAACTAGAGCTAAAAGAGTTGTTCCAAATTGGCAAGAAACAACAAATACTCCAATCTCACAAGAGAAAGTTTTAACAGAAGGTATGAAAACTATTGAAGAGGTTTCAAACTTCTTAAGTACATCTCAATCTCAATCAATTAAAGCAGTTATGAAAAAGGCTGTTTATGAAGAAAGCACTGAGATTGTTGTTTTCTTTGTAAGAGGAAATGATGAGTTAGAAGAGACAAAAGCTTGTAATGCTGTAAATGCTTTAGAGTTAGTAGATGCATCAGAAGAAGAAATCAAAGAAGCTGGTTTAGTAGCTGGTTATTGTGGACCATTTGGATTACCAGAAAATATCAACTTCGTTGTAGATGAAGAGATAAAAGATGAAGTTGGATTAGTTTGTGGTGCAAATGAAGAAAACTATCACTTTACAGGAACTGATCTTTCATCTTTAAAAGATGTAAAGTATTTTGACCTTGTAGCTGTTCAAGAAGGTGATACTTGTTCTTGTTGTGGTGGAAAACTACAATATACAAAAGGTATTGAAGCAGGTCACATCTTCCAATTAGGTTCAAAATATTCTGAAGCTATGGAAGCTACATTCTTAGATGAAAATGGAAAAGCAAAACCATTTGAAATGGGATGTTATGGTATTGGAGTTTCAAGACTTGTTGCAGCAGTAATTGAGCAAAACCATGATGAAAAAGGTGCAATCTGGACAAAAGAGACTGCACCATTCTTAGTAGATGTAATTGTTTCAAATGCTAAAAAAGATGAAGAGTTAGAAGCGGGTCTTAAAATCTATGAAGATTTAAAAGCTTTAGGAGTTGAGACAATTATTGATGATAGAAAAAAAGAGAGATTCGGTTTCAAAATGTCTGATTTTGAACTTATTGGTTTCCCTTATGCAGTAGTTGTTGGTAAAAAACTAAAAGATGGTTTTGTTGAAATTATTGATAGAAAAACATTAGAAAAAGAAGAAGTTGAAGTAGCAAGAGTTTCTCAAGTTCTTTTTGAAAAAATCAAATAA
- the yajC gene encoding preprotein translocase subunit YajC, protein MEGQSADLISSLLPLVALFAIFYFLIIRPQQKQAKQHKEMIAALKKGDKIVTNGGLMVEITKVEEDFLIVKNHDDSQMKLAKEFVAKLSE, encoded by the coding sequence ATGGAAGGTCAAAGTGCAGACTTAATAAGCTCATTGTTACCCCTAGTTGCATTATTTGCAATTTTTTACTTCTTAATTATTAGACCACAACAAAAACAAGCTAAACAGCATAAGGAAATGATTGCGGCTCTAAAGAAAGGCGATAAAATTGTAACAAATGGTGGCTTAATGGTAGAAATTACAAAAGTAGAAGAAGACTTCTTAATTGTAAAAAACCATGATGATAGTCAAATGAAATTAGCAAAAGAATTCGTTGCAAAACTTTCAGAATAA
- a CDS encoding CCA tRNA nucleotidyltransferase, which yields MYSNIKTNLPSILIDILKNLQEVGVKPILVGGCVRDSLLNIPNKDFDIELFNIDTLDEVQTVLEKYGTVKQVGKSFGVLILNVDGYDFDFALARLEKKVGHGHRDFEVTTNGNLSFQEASLRRDFTINSIGYDYFEDEYLDPNGGLKDLEEKTLRHIKDETFVEDPLRVYRAIQFIARYELQIDEKTFSLCKDMVEDDELKYLPKERVYEEFKKLFLKAEKPSLGFNLLKDLGILKHFPELEALDGCIQDKEYHPEGDVWVHTLMTLDEMAKYKTGDEYRDLYLFYALLCHDLGKPFCTETTDEGRVTSHKHEALGVEPTISFLSRLTDEKKFIEKVVPLVKNHLAPFQLYKAESSLKAVKRLSLKCSIEDLCIVCLADCKGRTIPDKDKCDKAISWVLEQARQMNISQEGLKPLVQGRDLISLGMKPSKEFKEILEFALNLQIDESLEKEEILKAIKEKFMA from the coding sequence ATGTATTCAAACATAAAAACTAATTTACCATCAATATTAATTGATATACTAAAAAACTTACAAGAAGTAGGTGTTAAACCTATTCTTGTAGGTGGCTGCGTAAGAGACTCCCTTTTAAATATTCCCAATAAAGATTTCGACATTGAACTGTTTAATATTGATACTTTAGATGAAGTTCAAACTGTCTTAGAAAAATATGGAACAGTAAAACAAGTTGGAAAATCTTTTGGTGTACTTATCTTAAATGTAGACGGCTATGACTTTGATTTTGCCCTTGCAAGATTGGAGAAAAAAGTAGGGCATGGACATAGAGATTTTGAAGTAACTACAAATGGAAACTTAAGCTTTCAAGAGGCAAGTCTAAGAAGAGACTTTACTATTAATTCTATTGGTTATGATTACTTTGAAGATGAATATTTAGACCCAAATGGTGGACTAAAAGATTTAGAAGAAAAAACCTTACGTCATATTAAAGATGAAACCTTTGTTGAAGACCCTTTAAGAGTTTATAGAGCGATACAATTTATAGCTAGATACGAGCTACAAATAGATGAGAAAACTTTTTCTTTATGTAAAGATATGGTAGAAGATGATGAGTTAAAGTATTTACCTAAAGAAAGAGTATATGAAGAGTTTAAAAAGCTATTTTTAAAAGCAGAAAAGCCATCACTTGGCTTTAATCTTTTAAAAGATTTAGGTATTTTAAAACACTTTCCTGAGCTTGAGGCTTTAGATGGCTGCATTCAAGACAAAGAGTATCATCCTGAAGGTGATGTTTGGGTTCATACTTTAATGACACTTGATGAGATGGCAAAGTATAAAACTGGTGATGAATATAGAGACCTATATCTATTTTATGCACTTCTTTGCCATGATTTAGGAAAACCCTTTTGTACTGAAACTACAGATGAAGGAAGAGTAACTTCTCATAAACATGAAGCTTTAGGAGTTGAACCTACTATTAGTTTTTTAAGTAGATTAACTGATGAAAAAAAGTTTATAGAAAAAGTAGTTCCCCTTGTGAAAAATCACCTTGCACCATTTCAGTTATACAAAGCAGAGTCTAGTTTAAAAGCAGTAAAAAGGCTATCTTTAAAATGTTCTATTGAAGACCTTTGTATAGTTTGTCTTGCAGATTGCAAAGGAAGAACAATCCCAGATAAAGACAAGTGTGATAAGGCTATTTCTTGGGTGCTAGAACAAGCAAGACAGATGAATATCTCCCAAGAAGGATTAAAGCCATTAGTTCAAGGAAGAGACTTAATCTCTCTTGGAATGAAACCAAGTAAAGAGTTTAAAGAGATTTTAGAGTTTGCATTAAATCTTCAAATAGATGAATCATTAGAAAAAGAAGAGATTTTAAAGGCCATAAAAGAAAAGTTTATGGCCTAA
- the secF gene encoding protein translocase subunit SecF, with product MEIFKGTKVHDFMGKRIPFLGLSAVLVIVSLVLLFTRGLNFGIDFAGGTLVQVQYEHKAPIDKIRTVLNSTEYKGSSITKFGSDEEVVIRISGVSSNLANDIGDEMHKLLDSTGKFEIRRVDMVGPKVGGELREKGIMALSLSLIVILVYVSYRFEWRFAIASILALAHDVIIALGAISLVGVEVNLDILAAILTILGYSLNDTIIVFDRIREGVQTSKESVLNSVVNSSVSRTLSRTTLTSLTTFFVVATLYFFGGEIINGFAFTLLVGIIVGTYSSIFIAASFLVQLRFSIESFRAKEAEKVKRQKEKEKLRAMYEKGTV from the coding sequence ATGGAAATTTTTAAAGGTACAAAAGTTCATGACTTTATGGGTAAAAGAATCCCATTTTTAGGTTTATCGGCTGTTTTAGTTATTGTTTCACTTGTTTTACTTTTTACAAGAGGATTAAACTTTGGTATTGACTTTGCAGGTGGTACTTTAGTTCAAGTTCAATATGAACACAAAGCACCAATTGACAAAATTAGAACTGTATTAAACTCAACAGAATATAAAGGTTCTTCTATTACAAAATTTGGTAGTGATGAAGAAGTGGTTATTAGAATCTCAGGGGTATCATCTAACTTAGCAAATGATATTGGTGATGAGATGCATAAACTACTTGATTCAACTGGTAAGTTTGAAATCAGAAGAGTTGATATGGTTGGACCAAAGGTTGGTGGAGAGCTTAGAGAAAAAGGTATTATGGCTTTATCTTTATCTCTTATTGTGATACTTGTTTATGTATCATATAGATTTGAGTGGAGATTTGCCATTGCTTCTATTTTAGCCTTAGCACATGATGTTATTATTGCTCTTGGAGCTATTTCACTTGTGGGTGTAGAAGTTAACCTTGATATCTTAGCTGCAATTCTTACGATACTTGGGTATTCTCTAAACGATACAATTATTGTATTTGATAGGATTAGAGAAGGTGTGCAAACATCTAAAGAGTCAGTTCTTAATAGTGTAGTTAATAGTTCTGTATCAAGAACATTATCAAGAACAACTCTTACTTCACTGACAACATTCTTTGTTGTTGCAACTTTATATTTCTTTGGTGGAGAGATTATTAATGGATTTGCCTTTACATTACTTGTAGGTATTATCGTTGGTACTTATTCATCTATCTTTATTGCTGCTTCATTCTTAGTACAGCTTAGATTCTCTATTGAGAGTTTTAGAGCTAAAGAGGCTGAGAAAGTGAAAAGACAGAAAGAAAAAGAGAAACTACGTGCGATGTATGAGAAGGGAACAGTTTAG
- a CDS encoding mechanosensitive ion channel family protein produces MEESVQAVSDMVGLYALNIATAIVIFVIGKFLARKLTDFLVKMMNKKKNVDETLLSFLDDIVYYVLMVVVILTSLKQLGIDTTSFFAILGAAGLAIGLALKDSLGNFASGVMIIFFKPFKVGDFVEAGGTAGTIVEVGIFNTEFKTPDNQKIIVPNGAITGGNIKNVNAHDTRRVDLLVGIGYDDDIKKAKETLTKIVEADERVLQDKGVTVAVSELADSSVNFVVRAWVNTPDYWAVKFDLTENVKLTFDKEGISIPYPQTDVHVFKHKN; encoded by the coding sequence ATGGAAGAGAGTGTACAAGCTGTTTCTGATATGGTTGGATTATATGCATTAAATATTGCAACTGCAATAGTTATTTTTGTTATTGGTAAGTTTCTTGCTAGAAAACTTACTGACTTTTTAGTAAAAATGATGAACAAAAAAAAGAATGTAGATGAAACACTTCTTTCTTTTTTAGATGATATTGTTTATTATGTTTTAATGGTTGTTGTAATTCTGACTTCTTTAAAACAGTTAGGAATTGATACAACTTCATTCTTCGCAATCTTAGGTGCTGCTGGTCTTGCTATTGGTTTAGCCCTAAAAGACTCTTTAGGAAACTTTGCATCTGGTGTAATGATTATCTTCTTCAAACCTTTCAAAGTAGGAGACTTTGTAGAAGCTGGTGGAACTGCTGGTACTATTGTTGAAGTTGGTATTTTTAATACTGAATTTAAAACTCCTGATAACCAAAAAATCATTGTACCAAATGGAGCAATTACAGGTGGAAACATCAAAAATGTAAATGCTCACGATACAAGAAGAGTAGATTTACTTGTTGGTATTGGTTATGATGATGATATTAAAAAAGCAAAAGAGACTTTAACAAAAATTGTTGAAGCTGATGAAAGAGTTTTACAAGACAAAGGTGTTACTGTTGCGGTATCTGAATTAGCAGACTCTTCAGTTAACTTTGTAGTTAGAGCTTGGGTTAATACTCCTGATTACTGGGCTGTAAAATTTGACTTAACAGAAAATGTAAAACTTACATTTGATAAAGAGGGTATCTCTATTCCTTATCCTCAAACAGATGTACATGTATTCAAACATAAAAACTAA
- the hemA gene encoding glutamyl-tRNA reductase: protein MSYLCISFSHKNTDIQTREKLAFPHEESKDRFLKQVLSDTNIEEAILLSTCNRVEIISAANNSKLAAKSIIERLANYSGIEFENLFDRADIYENDGAIHHLFSVASALDSLVIGETQIVGQLKDAFRFSLAKKYCEQNLPRALHYSFKCAAAVRNATSLGTGSVSVASTAVAKAKEIIGDTSGVKALVIGAGEMSELTIKHLISSGFDVILTSRDTKKAQMLADSFEQHVQVEEYSTLEKMLNHIPIMITATAAPYPIIKQEMVNECAFDRFWFDIAVPRDIDDIESPNLDIYSVDDLQDIVDENMTLRAKQAKTAYSIVNKMSMEFFEWLKSLEVEPVIKHMYLKGDEVIDKKLQYAIKKGFIKEEDQENIKKLCQTVLTEYLHEPSTRLKSISKDSQCDVVVGTVQSIFGLKDTNFLNKCEHATKNNE from the coding sequence ATGAGTTATTTATGTATTAGTTTTTCACATAAAAATACTGATATTCAAACTAGAGAAAAACTAGCATTTCCCCATGAAGAAAGTAAAGATAGGTTTTTAAAACAAGTATTATCTGATACAAATATTGAAGAAGCTATCTTACTTTCTACATGTAATAGAGTAGAGATTATCTCTGCTGCAAACAACTCTAAACTTGCAGCAAAATCTATTATTGAAAGACTTGCTAACTATTCTGGAATTGAGTTTGAAAACCTTTTTGATAGAGCAGATATTTATGAAAATGATGGAGCAATTCATCATCTGTTTTCAGTAGCTTCTGCTTTAGATTCTTTAGTAATTGGTGAAACACAAATTGTAGGACAGCTAAAAGATGCTTTTAGATTCTCTTTGGCTAAAAAATATTGTGAACAAAATCTTCCAAGAGCACTTCACTACTCTTTTAAATGTGCAGCAGCAGTAAGAAATGCTACAAGCTTAGGAACAGGTTCTGTTTCTGTTGCTTCAACAGCAGTTGCAAAAGCAAAAGAGATTATTGGTGATACAAGTGGTGTAAAAGCACTTGTTATTGGAGCAGGGGAAATGAGTGAACTTACTATTAAGCACTTAATCTCTTCTGGATTTGATGTTATTTTAACAAGTAGAGATACTAAAAAAGCTCAAATGCTAGCAGATAGCTTTGAACAACATGTTCAAGTTGAAGAGTATTCTACTTTAGAAAAGATGTTAAATCATATTCCTATTATGATAACAGCAACAGCAGCACCATACCCCATTATCAAGCAAGAGATGGTAAATGAGTGTGCTTTTGATAGATTTTGGTTTGATATAGCAGTACCAAGAGATATTGATGATATAGAATCACCAAACTTAGATATATATTCTGTTGATGATTTACAAGATATTGTTGATGAAAATATGACTCTAAGAGCTAAGCAAGCAAAAACAGCATACTCAATCGTAAACAAAATGTCGATGGAGTTTTTTGAATGGCTTAAATCACTTGAAGTAGAACCTGTAATAAAACACATGTATCTAAAAGGTGATGAAGTAATAGATAAAAAACTTCAATACGCTATAAAAAAAGGTTTTATAAAAGAAGAAGACCAAGAAAATATTAAAAAACTTTGTCAAACAGTTTTAACAGAGTATTTACACGAACCTTCAACAAGATTAAAAAGCATCTCAAAAGATAGTCAATGTGATGTTGTTGTAGGAACAGTTCAATCAATTTTTGGACTAAAAGATACAAACTTTTTAAATAAATGCGAACACGCAACAAAAAATAATGAATAG
- the secD gene encoding protein translocase subunit SecD: MKIFNYRLVIFILSIIFGVVFSVPSFLQTETGKKISLGLDLQGGLHMLLGVQTDEAVTSKIKSIATAVKYFANDEDILIDGLSIRDNDRIVFTVLDSDELPKVDKMLEQISGLQITKDELDYSLILTADEEVKTKDQAVAQAVETIRNRLDQFGLAEPNVVRQGETDIVVQLPGIKTAADEKAARELISKPANLELMAVDEERADQVYTMSKAQAAQYGNIILEATDNPNVKYLVKEIPILNGSQVVDAQVAFDQSNQPIINFTLNSAGARIFGDFTAKNVGKRLAVVLDGKVYSAPNIRERIGGGSGQISGGFTVVEAGNVAIALRSGALPASVKLLEKRSVGPSLGADSIKASTIALISGFLIVFIFMIVYYRRAGIIANVALVTNIFIIISVMAMFGATLTLPGMAGIVLTVGMAVDANVIIGERIRELLRQGVSIPKAIEDGYSNAMRAILDANITTLLVAVILYAYGTGPIKGFAVTISIGILASMLTAILGTHGIYEALLPKIAKDKNLNKWFGIK, translated from the coding sequence TTGAAAATCTTTAATTACAGACTCGTTATATTTATATTAAGTATAATTTTTGGAGTTGTATTCTCTGTACCATCTTTTTTACAAACTGAAACTGGTAAAAAAATCTCTTTAGGGCTTGACCTACAAGGTGGATTACATATGCTTCTTGGTGTTCAAACTGATGAAGCAGTTACTTCAAAAATAAAATCAATAGCTACAGCAGTTAAATACTTCGCAAATGATGAAGATATCTTAATTGACGGCTTAAGTATCAGAGACAATGATAGAATTGTTTTTACAGTATTAGACTCAGATGAGTTACCAAAAGTAGATAAAATGCTTGAACAAATTAGTGGTTTACAAATCACTAAAGATGAGCTTGATTACTCTTTAATTTTAACAGCAGATGAAGAAGTTAAAACTAAAGACCAAGCAGTAGCACAAGCAGTTGAAACTATTAGAAATAGACTTGACCAATTTGGTCTTGCTGAACCAAATGTTGTAAGACAAGGTGAAACTGATATTGTGGTTCAACTTCCAGGTATCAAAACAGCAGCAGATGAAAAAGCAGCAAGAGAGCTTATCTCAAAACCTGCTAACTTAGAGCTTATGGCTGTTGATGAAGAGAGAGCTGACCAAGTTTATACTATGTCAAAAGCACAAGCAGCTCAATATGGAAATATCATTTTAGAAGCTACAGATAACCCAAATGTTAAGTATCTTGTAAAAGAGATTCCTATTTTAAATGGTTCTCAAGTAGTAGATGCACAAGTTGCATTTGACCAATCAAACCAACCAATTATCAACTTTACTTTAAATAGTGCAGGTGCTAGAATCTTTGGTGACTTCACTGCTAAAAATGTAGGTAAAAGACTTGCCGTTGTTCTTGATGGTAAAGTTTACTCTGCACCAAATATTAGAGAAAGAATCGGTGGAGGAAGTGGTCAGATTTCTGGTGGTTTCACAGTTGTTGAAGCAGGAAATGTTGCAATTGCTTTAAGATCTGGGGCTTTACCAGCTTCTGTTAAACTATTAGAAAAAAGAAGTGTAGGACCAAGTTTAGGTGCTGATTCTATTAAAGCTTCTACAATAGCACTTATCTCTGGTTTCTTAATCGTATTTATTTTTATGATTGTTTACTACAGACGAGCAGGTATTATTGCAAATGTTGCACTTGTAACTAATATCTTTATTATCATTTCTGTAATGGCAATGTTTGGAGCAACTCTAACACTTCCAGGTATGGCAGGTATCGTACTAACAGTTGGTATGGCAGTTGATGCGAATGTTATTATTGGGGAAAGAATTAGAGAACTTCTAAGACAAGGTGTATCTATACCAAAAGCTATTGAAGATGGTTATTCAAATGCAATGAGAGCAATTCTTGATGCAAATATTACAACACTACTTGTTGCTGTAATTTTATATGCATATGGAACAGGACCAATCAAAGGTTTCGCAGTAACAATCTCTATTGGTATTTTAGCTTCAATGTTAACGGCAATTTTAGGAACTCATGGTATTTATGAAGCATTATTACCAAAGATTGCAAAAGACAAAAACTTAAATAAATGGTTTGGGATTAAATAA